CGAGGGGAGCTCACGCGTGTGTCGCGCTCCTGCCATGGCGGTTCGCGCCAGCTTCGAGAACAACCACGAGATCGGCTGTTTCGCCAAGCTCACCAACTGCTACTGCCTGGTGGCCATCGGCGGCTCGGAGAACTTCTACAGGTCAGCGCGCCCGGGccggccggggctcgcccccccccccggccctgggcCTCCCTCCTCGCGCCCTCCCcggccctggggctcccccctccctcctcgcgccccccccccggccctgggccgcccccctgcccacctccctcctcgcccccctgcccacctccctccccggccCTGGGCCTCCCCCCTCCTCGCGCCCTCCCCGGCCCTggggctcccccttccctcctcgcccccccccccggccctgggccgcccccctgcccacctccctcctcgcccccctgcccgcctcccccctgcccacccggccctgggcctccccctgcccacctccctcctcgcccccctgcccacctccctccccggccctgggcctcccccctgcccacctccctcctcgcccccctgcccacctccctccccggccctgggcctcccccccccacccggccctgggcctcccccctgcccacctccctcctcgcccccctgcccatctccctccccggccctgggcctcccccccccacccggccctgggcctcctccctgcccacctccctcctcgcccccctgcccacctccctccccggccctgggcctcccccctgcccacctccctcctcgcccccctgcccacctccctccccggccctgggcctcccccccccacccggccctgggcctcccccctgcccacctccctccTCGCCCCCCTGCCCAACTCCCTCCCCGGCCCtgggcctcccccccccacccggccctgggcctcctccctgcccacctccctcctcgcccccctgcccaccttcCTCCCCGACCCTGGGGCTCGCGTCCCCTCGCCCAGGGCCTTCCCCCTCGCCCTCCTTACCGGCCCtgggccgccccctcccccctcgcccTCCTTACCGGCCCtgggccgccccctcccccctcgcccTCCTTACCGGCCCtgggccgccccctcccccctcgcccTCCTTACCGGCCCTGGGCCGCCCTCCTGCCCACCTcgccccccctcccagtgcctcccccctcccgggGCCTgggcctcccctcctccctccccggcACTgggccaccccccacctccccagggccCGGTGCACCCTCCCCGCCCTTGCAGTCTAGATGCTCTTGGAAGAAGAGGCTGGTGTTTTATAATCCCCGGAGGGTTGTAAAGAGAGCTGGGATCCACACTGTCTCCTTacacagttctggtctcccatagtCCTGCTGCATCTCCTTAGAAAGGTGACTAGAAATGAATGTGTTAGGCCAGGATAGGGCCATTAGTttatagcagtggctctcaacctttccaggttactgtaccccttttaggaggcggatttgtcttgcgtatcccaagttttacctcactttaaaactacttgcttacaaaatcagacagaaattcaagtgtcacagcacactgttactgaaacattgcttactttctccttttccccatataattataaaatcaattggaatataaatattgtacttacatttctgcatatagagcagtatacaCAAGTCTGTGTACTGTAATGTGTACTGACTGTgcagtgcttttcatgtagcctgttgtaaaactaggcaaatatctagatgagttgctgtacccctggaagacccctgTGTACCCCCAGAGGTATGCGTACCCctcgttgagaaccactgggttatgtAACAGCATTGTATTTCCAGTATTCTCCATTCCTTCTGTTTCCTACcttcttgtttgctttttgaccATTGGTGGTGTTGAGCAGAGGTTTCAGTTGAGCTGCCCACCTGGATACCTAGAGCTTTTTCTTGGCTTGCTACATTTCACTTATCAGTAAGATGTATGAGTAGTTCAGACCGGTCCCTCCAGCCTGCATTATCTTGCATTTgtcaatactgaatttcatttgccgtcatgttgcccattcacctcGCTTGATTATgtccctctgaagttcctcactgTCCTCTTCAGTCTTGATTAACTTAGGGCATGTCTCCATGTACAGcgctgcagcagtacagctgtgcccctgcagcgcatctggtgaagatgctctatgccagaggtgggcaaaccacGGCCTgtggccacatccggcctgcaggaCCTTCCTGCCCGGCCCtagagctcccggctggggaggctagcccctggccctgctgtctcccctcccccgcaggctCAGCTTGCCATGCTGCCAGttctctgggcggtggggctgcgatctcctgccgggcagcgcggctgcgaGAGCCGCCGGCCTGCCCCGGTGCTCTAGACTGCGCGGCTGCGAGAGCCACCGGCCTGCcccggtgctctgagcggcatggtaagggggcagggagcgggagggttggataaggggcagagggttctggggggtagtcaggggacagggagcagagggcggttggatagacatgggagtcccggggggcctgtcaaggcaggggtgtggataggcggtggtgcagtcaggggacagggagtgagggggttggatggggaggtcccggggggggcagttaggggtgggggctcctgggtgggggcggtcaggggataaggcgcgggggcggggttggatggggcgggggctctgaggggggcagtcagggtgggaagtgggagggggtggatagggggcaggggccaggctgtttggggaggcacagccttccctacccagccctccatacagttctggaatcccgatgtggccctcaggccaaaaagtttgccctacTTTCTGcggacgggagagagctctcctgtcagcataataaaaccacctccatgagcagcAGAAGCTCTGTCTGCGTGAGAAGCTCTTCCACATACATAGCGCTGTGCACGCGTGTGCTTATTGCTGTGTAACTTATGTTGCCAacaaaactgtagtgtagacaaggctgtaGCCTCAGATAATGGTGTCGCATGTAGTTTTAGCCACCTCACTGTTCTCCCCtttatccagatcattgataaataaattaaacagcagGTGTCCTAGTACCAGTCCTAGAGGTGTCATTTGTTTTCTAACCCATGACTGTACTTCACCTCTCACTCCACAGTACTTTAGTTTCCTTATTAGCTTCCCATGagagactttgtcaaaggctgtTTGAAGTCCAATAAATTCAATTAGCCTGTTCTTTATTCATGGTGTTGCTGGcacattcaaagaattctagtcaTCACTTTAACAGGAAATGGCTTCATTGTAGTTGGGAAGACCGTGTGGGTCTAGTGGACAGGGCACGCTGCACTGGGGCTCAGGAAGCCTGAGTTCCATTGCTGACTCTGCCATTAACCTGCTGTGAAGCTTTGGGCAAGTCAGTGAACTTCTCTGcccctcagtctccccatctgtaaaacggatgTACTCACCTTTATAAAACAAGTCAGGAACATCAGATCTCCTTCTCAGGTGTCTTGACCTGATTTCCCTTGGGGTATGAGTCCCTCTGGATTGAATGGGATTCTCTGTATATGTCACTCTTTGCTTTGCAGCATCATTTCACTGTCTTTCTTATTGCAGTATCTTTGAGGGGGAGCTTTCTGAGACCATCCCTGTTGTTCACGCTTCCATCGCTGGCTGTCGGATCATTGGGAGAATGTGTGTTGGTAAGTCATGTCCTTCAAGCTGATACCTTTGTGGTGTGCTCTTAATGGGGATTGGGCTGAAACATGTCATTTCACAAGATTCTAGACTCTCATTCTGCAGTATAAGGAAGACTCTGGGTCAAGATGTTCTGTAACTGGATCTGCCTAGGAGCCACCCATTCCCATATTGAACAGGGGTTAGAGTTTGAGGTTCCAGCTGTGACAAATAGGGGATAGTAGGAGGGCTGCAGATATAGCCCTGTGGACCCAAAGGGACTTCTTTTCAGAGGTTGCTGAGCGGAGTCAGCCTGAGGGTGGGGCAAAGGAGTGGAACTGGGAAGACTTATTTCCAAAATCAAAAATGTATCAATTTGAGAATAAAGAAAAGcctgtgtgtggagggaggggcgggAGGTAGAGCCTATGCCACATAGGGTTTGGTTTctgttgtggtggtgggggaaatcACATAGCcactcctctgcagcatggggggaGGTGTTTCACACGCTTCTACTTGTGGGGATGGGGAGTTGTGTGTCGTGTAAGTTTCTCTTACTGCTAAATCTGCAGGAAATACCCTGTTTTGATGGGCATTAATGGTTCAGCATCTAGCCATTACAAATACATATTGCAAAGGCAACATTCCTCCTTTCACTTGCATGTAGCCAGAGACACAGCAGGACACAGCTCTTGTTTTTAGATCCGTTCCGGTGAGAGGAAAGAGAATGTTTTGTCCCTTATCAGTTTGTCTGGAGAAGTTTTTGACAAATCTTGATGATTCTAGCTGTGCTACATTAGAGTAATGAAATGAGCACAGTTGGGAACGCCAGTTAGATTATTAGCAGCCTAGCATCTGCAGGGGGGATTTCATTTCTGattaaagggggaaaaattgAGGCTTCTGCCCTTTTCACTTAGCTTGGTAGGGGTTTTTTAAGGAATCCTTCCCCCCCGCTTGtgttagaaattcaggtctcGTTTGCTCTCTGAGACTGCAGTCACTGGGGAACTTGTGAAATCCTGAATTAACAGGCCAAGAAGGGAAAGTGAATTTTAATCAGactgttttaaaactgtttttaataacACCTAGTTAACATTTTGGGGAAAGGACACCTTTGTTAAAGGTTCTATCTACATGCTCTGCATAATTAACGAGGCCTGAGACCCAGAAGCCCCTCAAGTAAAACCAGGATAGATcagacttgacattcctgatgGCCAAGgctgtgggggtttttttagttttaaagGCAAAAGAAtatcttaaacaaacaaacaaacctcaaaTCATTCCTCTCAGGGACTTTCTCCCTCATAAAGAAGCAACAACAACCAAGGGTACATCTGCAGAAtgataaaaaacccacagctggcctgggtcagctcacTCGGACTTAGGGTCTGGTGGTCGCAAGGACCTTCCTACAGGTCGCCTTGAACTCGGCAGATTTGGCCACTCGCTTGATGGCTACCGCCATAGCCATGAGACACAGCTGCTGGCTTCAGGTCTCGGGGCTCCCACATGAGGCCCAGAATACTATCCAGGACCTACCCTTTGACTGTTCAGGACTCTTTTCAGAGCAGACTCTAGGCTCCGTAGCCTTAAGGACTCGTGGGCAATCCTTAAATCCCTGGGGATTCACACGCCGGCCCCCTAAGGAAGCTGTTCAAATCTCAGCCCACCCCACGCTTCTACTCTGCTCCTCCCAGACAGGACTGTAATAGGAAACAGGGCCGAGGCGTCCATCTCAGTCCTCCTCGGGCCTCAAAACCGAGCTTTTGAAGTTGTGCCTGAGGATGGTGCACCAGTTCAAATCCCGGATCCTTCCCCTCTTTTTGTGACTCGTCTATTCCATTTCTACCATGCCTGGTCTCAAATAACTTCAGACCAATGGGTCTTGAGCATGGTAGAATTGGGATTTTCTCTCCAGTTCTGTTCTCCCGCCGTCCCACCCACCATCCCTGTCCCtcctcagggacccttctcacgagcaacttctagtGCAGGAGGTGCAAATGCTCCTACAACTTGGGGCGGTAGAGGAGGTCCTCTGGAgttcaggggcagggggttctactcccgatatttcctaatccccaaggccaaGGGTGGGCTCAGGCCTATTTTAGACCTGTGAAACCTCAACAGATTCATGAATCTGTTAAGTTTCTCATGGTCTCTCTGgcttccatcattccctccctggatctgggggactggtacgccgcccttgaCTTGGAGGATGCGTACTTTCACGTGTCCCCAGATGGTTCCTATGATTCGTGGTCAACAACATTCATTATCAGTTCACAGTCCTTCCCTTTGGCCTCTTGGCGACCCCTTGgatgttcaccaagtgcatggcggtCGTGGCAGCCTTCCTATGGAAGCGGCAGGTGCAGGTATTCCCGACTGGCTAATCAAGGGCTGCTCCCGGGCCCAAGTGGAGGACCACGTGAGCCTGGAGCGGACGATGTTCCTCCAGCTCTGCCTCATCCTGAATGTGGTGAAGTCGACCATAACTCCCACTCAAAGGATAGAGTTCATCAGATCCCTCCTAGGCTCCACTCAGGCCAGGGCCTTTCTTCCAGTATCTCATTTCCTTGCCATGAGCGCCGTCATAGAGGATCTCAAAAGGTTCCCAACCACGACGGTTAGAAATTGCCTAAAACTGCTTGGGCACATGGCGACTTGCACTTATGTGGTACAGCATGTCAGGCTGCAGCTCTGTCCCCTTCAGGCGTGGCTAGCCTGAGTGTACAGGCCGAAGCGAGACCAGACAGACTGGTCACAATCACTCCTCAGGTCCTCGAGTCCCTCCAGTGGTGGCTCAATCCACAGACAGTCTGCATGGGCAGACCCTTCTCCAGACCTCAGCCCTCGCTGTCACTAGTCACAGATGTGTCAGCGATGGGATGGGGAGCGCACCTAGGAAGACTCAGGACTCAAGGTCTATGATGTGCAGCGAAAGTTCTCCCTGGGACCAATGTCAGGGAGCTGCGTGCGGTGCGCCTCGCTTGCCAGACATTTCAAACCCATCTACAGGGCAGATGTGTATCAGTGTTGACAGACAATGCCACAGCgatgttctatataaacagacaggttggtgctcactcctctcccgtgtcagaagccctcaggctgtgagacgtctgcatcgcccactcgatatgCTTGGAGGCATCGTACCTTCCGGGCTCGCAGAACGAATTGGCCGATTGCCTCAGCAGATTTTTTCACGGTCACGAGTGGTCTCTGTCCCCGGACGTCGCGATCAACATTTTCCAAATAGACCTGTTCGCAACGaagcaacaggaagtgtcagcaattctgctccttcctgaatcacagcccaggCTTGCTCCACGGACGCCTTTCTCCTCTCGTGGAAGGGGCACCTGCTGTACACATTCTCACCGTTCCTGCTCATCCACAaggtcttagaatcatagaatatcagggttggaagggacctcaggaggtcatctagtccaagcccctgctcaaagcaggaccaatccccaactaaatcatcccagccagggctttgtgaagctgggccttaaaaacccttaaggaaggagattccaccacctccctaagtaacccattccagtgcttcatcaccctcctagtgaaaaagtttttcctaatatccaacctaaacctcccccactgcaatctgagatcattactccttgttctgtcatctgctaccactcagaacagtctagagccatcctctttggaaccccctttcaggtagttgaaagcagctatcaaatcccccctcattcttctcttctgcagactaaataatcccggttcccttagcctctcctcataaatcatgtgctccagccccctaatcatttttgttgccctgcgctggactctttccaatttttccaaaaccttcttgtagtgtggggcccaaaactggacacagtactccagatgaggcctcaccaatgccgaatagaggggaatgatcacgtcccttgatctgctggcaatgctcctacttgtACAGCCcgaaatgccgttagccttcttggcaacaagggtaggAGCCTTgccttataacaggcttattcaaagtgatacaagctacaaaagtgagatcttggaagaatgttgccgttttcataatgtaataaaaatactgtaatgataaataattaataaatagtgtgtaataagcatgttataaaaacaaaatttatatttccaagatcactgcttttataatttatactcaggtaaaggagaaaaatccctgaaaatattcatttttagggggggggttgcgagacttgacattttagtgaaaggggttcacaggttgttaaagtttgggaaccactgagctaaggcctcaccagtgctgagtagagcaggacattACCTCCCATGTGTCACATATGACACGTctgttaatacattccagaattatattagccatTCTTACAACTGCATCACTCTGTTGGCtgacattcaatttgtgatccattatagtCTTCTTCAAGGTCTGATGGGAGAAAGCATCCTTGATCCTCAGAGCACTGGCGTGGCCccatcagcactggttcaccacACTGCTAGACCTGTCCGTGGACACGCCTATAGCCCTGCCCATGGTTCCAGACTTGATCACGCAGGACCACAGccgcctccagcaccccaacctggAGTCGCTCCACCTCACGGCATGGAAATTCCATGGCTGAACTTATTAGAGCTTGCGTGCTCTGACTCAGTTAGGGAGGTCCTCCGTGgcagtaggaagccctctactcGGGCTACTTATCTGACTAAGTGGAAGAAATTTTCTATTTAGTCTCTACAGAAGAGCACTCCTCCATTGCAGGCCTTGAGTCCCTTCATCCTGGACTATTTACTTCACCTAAAACAGCAGGGTCTGGTGGTGTTGTCAATCACGGTGCACCTGGCTGTGATTTTAGCTTTCCATCCCAGATCAGCTGGGCCGCTGAGTATTTGCTAACCCCGTGGTTGGCCacttcctcaaggggctggacagGCTGTACCCTCAGGTACGGCAGCCGATTCCCCTACGCGATCTTAACCTGGTGCTCTCGAGGGTGATGGGCACTCCCTTCGAGCCCCTAGCAATGAGCTCTCTACTTTACCTTCTTGGAAGGTGGTGTTCCTAGTGGCTATAACGTCAGCCAGGAAggtgtctgagctcaaggccctGATGTCCGAGCCCCCTTATACTGTGTTTTACAAGGCAAATGCAGCTGCACCCAGTGTTCCTCCTGAAGGCTAGAGACAATGCCGTGTTTGGTAGAGCCATGCTACTCTCTGTAACTCGGTGAACTCCGACCCCTCCTCCGGGggactgcttgggagtcacctacttggaattgacatgagcaatctCTCtctcgaagaaaaaacggttacctacctttcgtaactgttgttctttgagatgtgttgctcacgtcCATTATGAAGGGACTGAAGAGGCAGCAGGTCGGCAGCAACCTATATAcaccgccatgaaggcgccactccagggggctccacagccgacccgacaGATACCGCTCTAAGGGAAAACCTTCCAATGACTGTGCACGCAGCACACGCACGCACCTActtggaatggacgtgagcaacacatctcgaagaacaacagttacgaaaggtaggtaactgttttttctgacTCTAACCCCTGGGTGCTGGCTTGTTTTTTAACGGGAACTTTGCCTCAGTCATGCTGTATGTTGGGGAGGTGTTGGGTGAGCCTGAGGAGCCCCGAGGCCAGGTTGTTTGAAGGCTAGGAAGTGGACAAGCCCAGCGGGTGAACACCTTCGACTTGGTCTGAAGCAGaactccttttttcttttagggAACCGGCATGGACTGTTGGTCCCAAGCAGTACAACAGACCAGGAGCTTCAGCACATCCGCAACAGCCTGCCAGACTCCGTCCGAATCCAAAGGGTGGAGGAGCGGCTCTCAGCTTTGGGCAATGTCACCACATGCAATGACTATGTAGCACTTGTCCATCCAGACCTTGACAGGGTAAATGGCTTTTGTTCTTTTACAAGTTCAGTGCAGACCTTTAAAGCGAACCCCACCCTAGAGCTAGACTTCATAGTTATTGGGGATCGCTATGAACATTTCCAGTTCATACCGAGTAACACAAGGCTGCAGGCTAATAGCGTTTTACAGCAGGGGAGCCTGCTTTATCTAGCCTTTCATTCTTCTCAGCAGAGGAGTTGACTTCTGCTCTAAAAGGCTGCCTCAAGATTCAGCTTCGAGTGCCCTTCATTCTCCCTTTCAATAATCCTTATTTATAGGGCAGATAAAAAGACAagctctgccctgaagagtttacaatgtagTGTTCAAcatacaggcagtccttggacttaccacacaattggttcctgaaaattgtgTCGTAAGTTGTAACTCGGAACCGCAATCCACTCCATTGTGGGACCGGGCATTGTGAAGTTGAAACCAGTTGTCATAAATCATATGAGGGTGTCAATTCAGAAGCTCTGTAAGTTGAATGTCGTAAAGTTGAGGACTGCCTGTACCGGGATTAACGGAGAGGTAATAGAATGGAGGGGAGCTGTCATGACAGTATCAGGTGGTTACTCACTTGAGGCATGTGTGCATCTGGATGGCTAAACTGCAACTGATCTTTTCTCTGGATGCACTGTGGACAATGTGGATGAGTTGGATTGTAGGGGGATTTGAGTGAGGGAAGGGGTGGTGAGCTTGTATCCTGGTGtacagcatggaagaaagcagaGAACTGGAAGTCAGGGACCCAGAAGCACAAGGGCTGTCATGGTGTGGTTGAGGGGGCAGGGTAAGAGATTGTTACAGGCataggcaggagcagagctgtaCACGGTTTTGAAACGAATAGGAGAACGTGATGCAGTTGAGAACAGGCAGTCAAACGAGAGATGCGAGGAGGGGGTAATATGGCGAGATTCGGCAGGGCAGATCCTTGGAGGCAGCGTTTTGATTGGATTGAGGGGACAGTGGGTGCCAGGGAGTTCAGATAGAGGAAGGTTGTGAAATTGAAATGGGAGATGATTAGAGAGTTTGAGCGGCTGGGGCTGAGGAAAAGCTGCTAGAACCTGAATTGTGTGTTTCCTTGCTAGCAGAGTGCAGCCAGTATTGTGTGGGTTGGTTCCCTCCAAGTGAATTTCCACCCTGCCTGGGAGCACGGTCTGCCAACACTTCTGTTCTCATTGAACAAGTTCATTACTGCAAACTGATTTGGTTCTTGGTCTATCAAATTCCTTTCCTGGGGCCATTTGTCTCCTTCACTGCCTCACTTAGCCAGTTTCTCTCCTTAGGCCAGTTTCATATTTTTCAGGGTAATGTAGGGGTCCAGCAGGGTCTCCAGTGGGACCTGTGTCCCTAGGTGAAGGTGTCTAGGAGAAGTGAAGTGCAGAGCCATAGGAGCCCCTTGTGGAGGGGGCTGCACCTTGAAGGAATAGCTCCTTGTTTCGTATGCTGCTGGGCATCTTCCAATCTGTCCACAAAAAGCTGATTAACAAACGGCCCAGAAAAGTGTGTTCTCTGTAATACACTCGTTCTGGGATGATCTTGTGGCTGAAGCCCAGTGCTGCAAGTCAGGAGACTTGATTCTGTTCTTAGCTCTGcctcagactccctgtgtgatgtTGGGCTAGTCATTTAGCTTTCTGTATGCCTCAGGAGATAATACCCCGCAGGTGTCTTAATCATTCAACAgaccagtcaggatcagggctacATTGTGCTTGGGGCTGTACAAACGCATATGAGGACatggctccctgccccaaagaacttacagtagATGAAGAATCTAATGCTCTAACttgaaaaatgctttgagatccttggataatAGATGATGTAAAAGTGCAGAGTATTTGTGGAGGCAATATTTGTACTGTGTTCTGGTGTCGGAGTGTCTTTCCTTGCTAGGCTGTTGCACAATCGATTTTCCCCTCCCTCCGCTTACACAAGGTTATGAATTGGACAACTACTAATCAAATTTGTCAGTGAGGGCTGTCAAAGACTAGTGCTAACTATTGGATTTGGTATCCATGCTTGAAAGAAGAGACAATGTAATTCTTCCACCTGTTCCCATTGAGCAAGTACATGTTCCATTCAGCATCTGGACTAGGGAAAAGGTTCTCTCTGTGCTGGTGATCTCACCTCTTGACCTGTTGTTATTGCTTGTTTTACAGTAGCACctttgggaccccattgtgctaggtgctgcacaaacagaacCGAGACAGTCCtgatcctgccccaaagagcttcaatCTGAGTAGAAGGCAAAAGACAGTCAAATACAACAAAGAGGTTGGGGGtagaaggaaacaatgagacaatattggtcagcatgatagacagTGGTCTAAGGCCACCCGCTGCCTAACTTCAGGTTTTGGAGACATCACAGCAGAAGGGAGCATGAAAGAGGACAAAGAGGGAGATGGCTTTGTGGTGGTTTACAAGTTTCTCCCGTGTGTAGGGCAACAGAGGTGACAGTAGGGGGTGCTTGTTTGAAAGTTTAACAAGTGGGTGGTAGAGACTGGCATTATTGGCAGAATGGAGTTGAGTCAACATCTCGATATTCATATCAGAGATGCTAGCTTGGGTGGGgataggctgtgaagggccttgaaaatgaaTGCAAATAGTTTGTGTTtgctgtgatggagcaggggGATGGAGATGCAAAGAGGGGTGACAGTCGAAAGGAGGCGCCAGGAAAAAGGAGGCGCCAGGAAAGCTTACCTTTGCAGCCATGTTTTGAATAGCTGTAAGTGAGGTGAGAAGCGATTTGTCAAGGCTGGAGTGGAGCAGGTTGTAGTAATTGAGATGGTGAGAGGCTAGACAAGGGCTTTAGTTGTATGGCTGGAGAAGAACGGTGGTCTTAGGTCTTTTGCAGGAAAAAGCGGCAACATGCAGACACGTGGATGTGTCAGTCTAGAGGGCCATGTTGAAGATGATGCCCAGGTGGCAGGGAAGATGGTGGTGTTACCCACAAGGAGGGGGAGGATTTTTGATGAAAGGTTAAGAGCTCTGTTTTGGTCATATTAAGCTTAAGCTGACAGCTGGACACTCACCAGGAAACCTGAGATACCGGCTGAGGTTTTAGATGGACTAGAAGATGACAGATCTGGAGTGGAGAGGTGGGTCTGTGAGGAATTGTAACATAAAATTGATAGTTGacgattcatagattccaaggccagaaggagccactgtgatcatctagtctgacctagagaccttccccaaaataattcgtAGAGtaggtcttttagaaaaacatccagtcttgatttaaacattgtcagtgatgaagaatcacCACACcttgggtaaattgttccaaggattaattactctcaccgttaaaaatttacaccatatttccagtctagcttcaacttcctaaATGACCAAATCATGGACGGGCGGGTAAGATTGAAGACGAGAAGCATGGTTGACTGTGTTGAAGTCAAGGAGGAGAATGATGGAGTGctaattgttttttgttgttggacCTAACAGCAGGTGTAGTTAATATACCTACAAAATGAAAATCTGAGCTCTTGAAAGTCAGAACAGGTTCTTCCGAAACACCCTGAGCAAGTTTTCTCCCAAGcgtagctctgctcccagctcaacAGACATGGGGTTTTTACATAATATTCTGAGTTAACATTTGTGCCCAGGACACACACTTCTCATTTTATGTATTTACAGGAGACTGAAGAGATCTTGGCAGATGTGCTCAAAGTAGAAGTTTTCAGACAGACGGTTGCAGACCAGGTTCTGGTAGGAAGTTACTGTGCTTTTAGTAACCAGGGAGGACTTGTGCACCCAAAGACTTCAACTGAAGACCAGGATGAGCTCTCCTCACTGCTGCAAGTCCCACTTGTGGTAAGGCATTTGTAGACttgtgctttctctctcccttcccaccccgGAGTCTTCTGACTGTTGGAGAGGTTTGGATCTTCCCAGCCTCCATGTTGTGTCCTTCCCCCAGCTGCATTGTTTTCCTCGTCTAG
This DNA window, taken from Emys orbicularis isolate rEmyOrb1 chromosome 12, rEmyOrb1.hap1, whole genome shotgun sequence, encodes the following:
- the EIF6 gene encoding eukaryotic translation initiation factor 6; the protein is MAVRASFENNHEIGCFAKLTNCYCLVAIGGSENFYSIFEGELSETIPVVHASIAGCRIIGRMCVGNRHGLLVPSSTTDQELQHIRNSLPDSVRIQRVEERLSALGNVTTCNDYVALVHPDLDRETEEILADVLKVEVFRQTVADQVLVGSYCAFSNQGGLVHPKTSTEDQDELSSLLQVPLVAGTVNRGSEVIAAGMVVNDWCAFCGLDTTSTELSVIESIFKLNEAQPSTIATSMRDSLIDSLT